In the Cylindrospermopsis raciborskii Cr2010 genome, CGGCGTAGAGATTATTACTATTCCTATTCACTTCTTTGAGTAAATCTGGCAAGGTAAGGGATTCAACGACAGCTATTTCTGGCTTTTGTTCAGCTATTTTATAGTGTTGGTATTCAAAAATAGGTTGAATTTCCTTAACGTTTATCCCTACTTTTTCCCAGGTCAAACGCAAGTTTTTTAAGAAGTTATCTATGGGGTCAATAACTGATAACCCTATGGTTTGAGAAGGGGAATTAATAGGCAGTTTGCCATCAATCTTTAATACTTGACCTTTTAGATCTCTGGTGACTTGGAAAAATCTCGACTCATTTTCAGCAACAGTGATAGAATTATTTTCTATTCCACTATATAATTCCATATCGTTAGACCAAGTAATGTTTAATTTTTCTCCTATCTTGTTGGGAGATAAAGTCAAAATTCCAGTATTTTCATTGACCATTAAACTATTGACTGGGGCACCATAATCAGCTTGTATATCTTCCCATTGCCAACTGGCATCAATGTATTCTCCTTGAAAGTAACTATCATCCACAATTAGCTTGTTAATTGACCGAATTCCCCGTTGCTGCAATTTCTGAGCTAGGGCGGTTAATTGGGCATTATTAAAACTGGGATCTCCTCTACCAACTAAATAAAAATTACCTTCATCTCCTTGATGAATTGAGGTACGAATGCGAAAGTCTTTGCCCAGTTTTTGCCATGCTGCTGCTGCAGTTAATATTTTGGTGGTAGATGCAGGAATAAAATACTTTTGGGCATCCCGACTGTAAAGAATTTGGTCAGATGATAGGTTTTTAATCAAAATTCCCCACCTCATTCTTTCAAATGTAGGAGAATTGATTATCTTCTCTATGGAAGATGGTATTTGAGATGCGCAAGTGTGCTTTAATTCTTCTTCAGTATCTAATCTGGGTGTTTGCCCTACTACAATCGGCTGTTTAATAATAGTGTTAATACTGATAATTACAATTATTAGTATTATATAAGCAGTAATATGTCTACCAGTATGCTTAAACTTTTTTTGCTTTTTCTTCATTATAATCAATTAACAATTAATTAAACAGATGATGTTGAGTTTAATTCCTAAACCTAACCTACTTTCTTTGCTGCTACACGAAGAAAGCAGTGAGGTGTTTCCCCTGGTGATCAATCTCCCGTATATCGTAGGTTTTGTTACTGTTGAAGTTAAAAATGAGTATATATCCCTCATTTAGTCCGTAGGATTCCAGGTAGCTGCAAAGCTGCTCAATCCCATCCTGAAGACGCTTTTCACCGTACCAAATTTTCAGTTCAATCACGTAGCGCTGGTTTCTGTAGGTGACAACCAGATCCATCCTACGGTTTTCCGCGACCACATTTTCCTTGAACATGTATCCATTACCGTTGATAATCGGACGGAAGAAAGACATGAGTAACATACGCCCGTTCTTCTCCAGGAAATCGTTGTCCCAAGAGGAATGATGCTCCCGCATAAACCACTGGAACCTTTCCAAAATCAAGCTGACCTGGAGCTTACCGTCGCTTATAAAGCTGCTATCTCGGTATCTATCAAGATGTTCATGGGCGGTTTCCCGTTTAGAAATAAAATAGCTGATAATTCTGAACTCGTAGATTTTGTTGGCGATGTCGCATCTACCTACTGAATTGTTCTTGATAATACCATAGGTCGCCCCCAGATCAATCAAGGGATTACCCCGGTCAAAGACTAAATCCTCCCCATCAATAGCTATTGCCCGAATTAACTGGGAAAAGTCGGGATTATTTTCAAGATTCTTGTACACATCATTAAAATTAGTGGTGGAGTAGGATACATCCACTAAATGCCTATAAGCATCCTCAATATCATTAACTGACCAAGGTCGCTGGTTCTGGTGCATCTCGTCAACCACCTGGCACATCTTGCTAACGAGGAAGGGATTGCCACTGGTATAATAAAACAGAAGGCGAGCCAAAACAGGGCAGTCCATTTTAAATCCATGATCATTTGCGTATTCCGCGAGCATTGGCTCAATTTCCTCCTGGCTGAAGGTGAAGTCAATATCCACGTCCACAGCAATGTTCCAGGGGCTATTCAGTTTACGTTCTTCATCCCGATCGAGCTTCAACTTTAAGGTCTTCACATCGTGGACTCCGATCAGGACCACCGAGTGGAAGGTAGCATCCCTACCTTGTGCTGTTGCTAGGTATTTATCCCGCAACATGGCTAGGAAACTGATGAATACCTGATTATTGCTGGCTTTGTCAATTTCGTCTAGGAGCAGGACAATTTTTAGTCTGGATTCCCTAACCCAGTCACTGACAAATCTTGAAAGCTGTTTGAAGCTGTTGATTTGCCCGGACTTAACTTCAAGCCATTCAGCGAGTTCTGGATTGTTGAAGAACAAACCTTTGGCTAAAACTGCGGGGACTACCGATGCCATCTGCTCTTCGCTTTGGAATGGTAGGTCGCCAATACCCTCGAAACTGGTACTGATCACCAGATATTCTTCCACCCCCTGAAAACTTTTTTCCAGGAGATGCTGCATGGTGGTTTTTCCGTATTGCCTCGGAAAGTTAATGGCAAAATATTTACCACTTTCGATTAGATGGCGACATCTATTGAATTTAGTGGTTACGTCGCACATGTAGTGCTTTTTAGGTAAGCAAATACCTACTGTGTTGAACTCTTTCATCCTCCAACTTATTAGAGGTGTTAAAATATGATAGTCATTCTACCACTTTTCTTGACCAATGGCTAATTTTCTGCTAGATCATCGAGTACTATTCCTCTACTTAATATGAGTCACACCCGCAAAACACTGTCAATACCTAATATGGAAATTTCCTATTTGGAATGGA is a window encoding:
- a CDS encoding AAA-like domain-containing protein; the protein is MCDVTTKFNRCRHLIESGKYFAINFPRQYGKTTMQHLLEKSFQGVEEYLVISTSFEGIGDLPFQSEEQMASVVPAVLAKGLFFNNPELAEWLEVKSGQINSFKQLSRFVSDWVRESRLKIVLLLDEIDKASNNQVFISFLAMLRDKYLATAQGRDATFHSVVLIGVHDVKTLKLKLDRDEERKLNSPWNIAVDVDIDFTFSQEEIEPMLAEYANDHGFKMDCPVLARLLFYYTSGNPFLVSKMCQVVDEMHQNQRPWSVNDIEDAYRHLVDVSYSTTNFNDVYKNLENNPDFSQLIRAIAIDGEDLVFDRGNPLIDLGATYGIIKNNSVGRCDIANKIYEFRIISYFISKRETAHEHLDRYRDSSFISDGKLQVSLILERFQWFMREHHSSWDNDFLEKNGRMLLMSFFRPIINGNGYMFKENVVAENRRMDLVVTYRNQRYVIELKIWYGEKRLQDGIEQLCSYLESYGLNEGYILIFNFNSNKTYDIREIDHQGKHLTAFFV
- the dacB gene encoding D-alanyl-D-alanine carboxypeptidase/D-alanyl-D-alanine endopeptidase, producing MKKKQKKFKHTGRHITAYIILIIVIISINTIIKQPIVVGQTPRLDTEEELKHTCASQIPSSIEKIINSPTFERMRWGILIKNLSSDQILYSRDAQKYFIPASTTKILTAAAAWQKLGKDFRIRTSIHQGDEGNFYLVGRGDPSFNNAQLTALAQKLQQRGIRSINKLIVDDSYFQGEYIDASWQWEDIQADYGAPVNSLMVNENTGILTLSPNKIGEKLNITWSNDMELYSGIENNSITVAENESRFFQVTRDLKGQVLKIDGKLPINSPSQTIGLSVIDPIDNFLKNLRLTWEKVGINVKEIQPIFEYQHYKIAEQKPEIAVVESLTLPDLLKEVNRNSNNLYAESLLRHLGNSESTNKNETTVNQGLKILKTTLSEWGIEPNTYMIVDGSGLSRKNLISPEALVKILQVMAKSPDGNLFRASLATGGMNGTLKNRFLKTPAWGIVQGKTGSMTGVISLSGYINVPNYDDLVFSMIVNQSQHPSAVRKAMDEIIILLAKLHKC